The following nucleotide sequence is from bacterium.
AGCTCCCGCCGCGCTCGGCGTCGAGCAGGCCCGCGAACACCGACGGCGAGTCGAACGCCGGCGCGCAGAGGAAGTCGATGGAGCCGTCCATCGAGACCAGGGCGACGGTGTGCAGGTCGCCGATGACTCCGTGATCCTCGATCGGTCGGGGACGCGGCATCGGGTGTCGACGCTAGCACGGCTCGCCGGGGAGGGGGACCGGGGCGTGACGGCGCATCCGCCGGGGACGCTGCCCCGCCGTCAGCAGGCGACGCCGGCGCGCGCCGTGTCGTCGGCCAGCACGAGCTCGGCGAGGCGCAGCGTCTCGCCGACCGACCACGCCTGGAACGGGCAGCCGCGCGGCGTGTGCGGCGCGTCGCCGTCGACGATCTCCGAGACGTGATCCAGCCCCGCCTGATCGAGGTGCGCGAGCACGGGCGCGAGGAAGCGGTGCCGCGCCTCGGCCCGCGCCTCGGGCGTGTCACCGCGGACGCGCACCCAGGCCTCGACGAACGCGCCGAGGAGCCACGGCCAGGCGGTGCCCTGGTGATAGCCGGCGTCGCGCGCCTCCGGGCCGCCGCCGTAGTGCCCGACGTAGCCCGGCTCGCCCGGCGCGAGTGTGCGCAGGCCGAGCGGGGTCCACAGCGACGCCTCGACGACCTCCACCACGCGCCGCGCGCGCTCGCCCTCGAGCAGCGAGAAGGGCAGGCCGCCGACGGCGAATATCTGGTTCGGCCGCAGCCTGCCGTCGGCGGTGGCGGGCCGATGGTCGACGTCGACGACGTCGTAGAGGCAGCCGCGCGCCTCGTTCCAGAACCGCGCCTCGAAGCTGGCGCGCCCGCGCACGGCGAGCGCCGCCCAGCGGTCGTCGAAGCCGGCGCCGACGCGCAGCGCGTTCAGCCACAGCGCCTGGATCTCGACCGGCTTGCCGATGCGCGGCGTGACGACGTGCCCGCCGACGCGCGCGTCCATCCAGGTGAGCTGGAGCCCGGGCGCGCCGGCGGCGAGGAGGCCGTCCTGGTCGGCGCGGATGCCGTGGCGCGTGCCGGTGGCGTAGCCGACCAGGATCGACGCCACGGCACCGCGGAGCAGGCGCGCGTCACGCGCATCGATCGTCGGCGCCCGGCGCAGATACTCGTGCACCGCGACGACGAACCACAGCGCCGCGTCGACGGTGTTCCACTGCGGGGCGTCGCCGTGATCGGGGAAGCAGTTCGGCAGCATCCCGTCCGACACCTGATGCGCCCACTCGCAAAGGATCGCGCGCGCGTCGTCGAAGCGTCCCGTCGCCAGGCACAGCCCGCGCAGGGCGATGAACGTGTCGCGGCCCCAGTCGGTGAACCACGGGTAGCCGGCGACGATCGTCTTCCCGTTGCCGCGCGCGACGAGGTAGGCGTCGGCGGCGCGATGGAGCCGCGGGCCGAGGGAGACGCGGCGGACGCGCTCCGCGTGGCGGACGGCGACGGAATCCTGCGCCGGCGTCGTTGCGGTCGTGAGGACCAGCGTCGCCTCGCCGGGCGAGAGCGCGAAGTGGAAGACGCCCGGCGTCGCCAGGTCCTCGGTGCAGTCGAGCCCGCGCGCGCGCTCCTCGGTGTAGAGGAAGCGGCGGTACCAGTCCGGCGCGTGCTCGTAGATGCCGCTCGCGCGCACGGCGACGGCGGGCACGCCGTCGTAGGGACGCCAGACGAGGGCGCCGTCCTCCGTCGTCGGGTCGAAGCGGAAGGCCGGGTTCTCGTGATGGAGCGCGTGGTGGTCGCGTCCCGAGTGCAGCAGGCGGACGCGCAGGCGCACGTCGTCGGCGGGGGCGACGAGCGACCAGGCGAGCACCGCGGCGGCCGTGCCCTTCGGCACGACCAGCTCCTGGCGCACGCGGGTGCCGTCGGGCAGCGTCCAGGTCCACGTCGGCCAGGGCTCGGTGGTGAACGCCGTGAGCCGCGTCGCGCCGTCGCCGGCGACGACGTCGCCCGCGTAGCGCTGGCTCGTCAGCGCGAAGGAGCCGTGGGGCGTGTCGACCCAGGCCTCGTGCCCGTTCACGAGCACCATGCGGCCCGTCGGCGGGGCCGTCGCCGCGAGCAGCAGCGCGTGGTAGCGCCGTGTGCGGATCTGGTCGACGGTGCCGGACGCGAAGCCGCCGAGGCCGTCGGCCTCGAGCCACTCGGCGCTGCGATCGGGAAGCGGGCACGTGGTCACGCGTTCTGCATGACCGGGACGCCGGGCCTGTTACAAGACGGGCGGCTCCCGCCGGCGCGGAGAGCCGCCCGTGTCGCGTCAGTCGGCGCCGGCGCGCTGGTAGGCGGGGCGCTGCGCGATGCGCTCGAGGTAGGCCTTCGCGTGCGGCGTGTCGTCGCCGAGGAGCCCCATCATCGCGCACCAGACGAGCGTCGAGCCGACCATGACGTCGGCGGTGCCGATGCGGTCGCCGACGAGCCACTCGCGGCCGGCGAGCGCGGCGTCGACCACGCCGACCGCGCCCACGAGCGTCTCCCGCGCCGGCCCGACCAGCTGCGGCAGCCGCTCGGCCTCGGGCTTCATGATCGTGTGCAGGAAGATGGTCACCGCCGGCGGCTCGAGCCCGGACATGGCGTAGTGGATCCACTGGTAGTAGCGGCCGCGCTCCGGCGTGCCGGCCGGCGGAGCGAAGCCCTTCTCGGGGTACTTGTCGGTCAGGTACTGGCAGATCGCCGCCGACTCGAAGAGCGCGAGGTCGCCGTCGACCAGCGTCGGCACCTGGCCGTTCGGGTTGAGCTTCAGGTACGCGGGCTTCTTGTGGTCGCCCGCCGAGAGCGAGAGACGCTCGACCTCGTAGGGGACACCCAGCTCCTCGAGCAGCCAGCGCGGCCGGACCGATCGGCTCTGGGACGCGTGGTACAGCTTCAGCATCGTGGCCCTCCTCCGTGATGCGGTGTGGGCGGAGTGTGGGCCGGCGGATGCGGCGCCGCAAACCGCGCGGTTGCCCGGTAGGAGGCCCGCAGGTATCCCTTGCCGGTTCCACCCGATGTCTCCCCCGTCTTCCCCGAGGTCCCCGGTCCGATGACGCCCGAGCAGGCCCAGGTCGCCCGCGAGGCGGCGCGGCGGCGCACGTTCGCGATCATCTCGCACCCGGACGCGGGCAAGACGACGCTGACCGAGAAGCTGCTGCTCTACGGCGGCGTCATCCGCGAGGCGGGCTCGGTGCGCGGCCGCGGCGCCGCGAAGCACGCCACCAGCGACTGGATGGCGATAGAGAAGGAGCGCGGCATCTCGGTGTCGACGAGCGTGCTCCAGTTCCCCTTCCAGGGGCTGTGCGTGAACCTGCTCGACACCCCGGGCCACGACGACTTCAGCGAGGACACCTACCGCACGCTCGTCGCCGCCGACTGCGCGGTGATGCTGCTCGACGCCGCCAAGGGCGTCGAGCCGCAGACGATCAAGCTCTTCAAGGTGTGCCGCATGCGGCGCATCCCCATCGTGACGTTCGTCAACAAGATGGACCGCTGGGGACGGGAGCCGCTCGAGCTGCTCGACGAGATCGAGGAGGTGCTCGGCATCCCGGCGACGGCGGCGACGTGGCCGGTCGGCATGGGCGAGACGTTCCGCGGCGTCTTCGACCGCTGGAGCGAGTCGCTGCTGCTCTTCGACCGCGGCGCCGGCGGCGCGCGTCGCGTGCCGCAGACGGTCGCGAGCCTCGCCGCCGACGCCGCGAGCCCGCTGCCGGAGAGCGCACGCAGGACGCTGCGCGCCGAGCTCGACCTCCTCGAGACCGCCGGCTACCCGTTCGACCAGGACCTGTTCCTCGCCGGCGAGGTGACGCCCGTCTTCTTCGGCAGCGCCATCACCAACTTCGGCGTCGAGCCGTTCCTCGAGCGCTTCGTCGAGCTGTGCCCGCCGCCCGGCCCGCGCAAGTCCGACGGCGGTCCGGTGCCGATCGAGGGCCCCGCCTGCTCGGGGTTCGTCTTCAAGATCCAGGCGAACATGAACCCGAAGCACCGCGACCGCATCGCCTTCGTGCGCGTGTGCGCCGGACGCTTCGAGCGCGGCATGACGATCGTCCACGAGCGCACCGGCAAGCCGCTCAACGTGAACCGCGTCATGCAGCTCCAGTCGCGCGAGCGGGCGACGGTCGACGAGGCGTTCCCCGGCGACATCGTCGGCGTGTGGGACGGCGGTCAGCTCGCCGTCGGCGACTCGCTCTACGAGGCCGAGCCGATCCGCTACGAAGCGCTGCCGCGCTTCTCGCCCGAGCACTTCGTGCGCGTGCGCCTGCCGGACGCCCTGCGCCGCAAGCAGCTGCGCAAGGGGCTCGAGCAGCTCTCCGAGGAGGGCGCCGTGCAGCTCCTGTCCGACCACGCGCTGCGCGATCCCGACCCGATCCTCGGCGCCGTCGGGCCGCTCCAGTTCGACGTCGTACGCCACCGCCTGCGCGACGAGTACGGCGTCGAGGCGACGTTCTCGCCGCTGCCCTACCGGCACGCGCGCTGGATCGCGAATCCGGGCGTCGACCTCGACGACGTCGCGCGGCGCAGCAACGTCGCCGTCTGCCTCGACGCCGACGGCAAGCCGCTCATGCTCTTCAAGAGCGACTTCGAGATGTCCTGGGTCGCCAAGCACTGCCCCGAGCTGGAGCTGGTGGCGGCGGTGCGCGCCGGGGCGACCGCGGCGGCGGGCGCGTAGGCCGCGTCAGTCCTTCTCGTTCGGCACGCCGCGGCCCGGGGGCAGGATGAGCAGCACGTCCGCCGGCCCCTCCCATATCCGCGGATTGCGCCGGCAGGCCTCGTCGCACGGCACCGTGCCGTCGGGGTGGAGCGAGCAGCGGATCACGTGCCGCTCGCCCGGCTGCACGGCCAGCTCGATGTCGATCTGGGCGACCTCGCCCGTCGCCGGACACACCGTGTGGATGCGACGCACGAAGCGCGGGCGGTAGCGATGCGGGATGACGTGGTGCGCCAAGCGGCGCAGCGTCGACCACAGCCGGTGGCGAACGCGCTCCATGACGCACGTCCGCAGCAAGCGGCGCACCAGGTCGGGCCGCCCCCGGGAGGGTGGCCGGTTCCCGCGCCTGCATCCCGCGAGCGGCGTCCGCTCCGAGAGGCCGGAAGCGGGACGCGCCGCGGCTTGAAGGGGACGGCCCGGCGCGCGACACGTCGGGCGTGGCGGAAGGGCAACGGCGTCGCGAACGATTCGGCCCGCTCGTGGTCGCGCTCGCGCTCCTCGTCCCGGTGCCGGCGCCGGCCGCGACGCCGTCGTTCGACTGCGACCGTGCCCAGGGCCCGGTCGAGACGCTGCTCTGTCACAACGGCGCGCTCGCCGACCTCGATCGCCGCATGAGCCAGGTGTACGCGGACGCGCTGCGGGCGTTCTCCGAGCCGCAGCGCAGCGCGCAGATCGCGGCCCAGGAGCAGTGGCTCCGCACGCGCGACGCCTGCGCCAGCGCGCCCGACCTCGTCCGCTGCGTGCAGACGACCTATGACCTCCGCATCACCACGCTGCAGGTCGCGGCCGGCCTCTTCCGCGTCCCCGATCCGACGGCCTGGGACTGTGGGGCAGCCGGCCCCGTGACGGTACGCCTCTACGACCTGACCCAGCTGCCTGCCGCCGTCGTGCAGGTGGGGTCGGCGCCCGAAGAGATCGCGGTCTCGCGCCCGGGCGTGCGCGGCATGCGCTATCAGGGCCGCACCCTGACCTTCCGCATCCTCGGCGACGAGGCCGTGCTCGGGCGGCACGGCGAGACCGACGTCACCTGCACGCCGGCGGCGGCGGCGCCCGCGGGCGACCGTTAGGCCGCCAGCGAGACCACGTTCTTGATCCCGGCGGGATCGGACAGCAGCAGGTCGCGGAAGGCGGTCACCGGCCAGTGCGCCGTCACCAGCCGGCGCACCACGCCCGGCCACTTGTGCTCGAAGACGCCGAGATCGCGGATGGCGGCGGCGAACGCCTCCCGGCTCGCGTTCACGGTCCCGAAGACCATCTGGTTCTTCAGCACGAGGTCGCGCATGAGCCCGTCGGCGTCGATGGTGATCGGCCCGCGGCGTCCCGGCACGCCGGTGAAGATGAAGACGCTGTTGGCGCCCATCACGGCGAGGGTGTCGAACGCGATCTGCGCGGCGCCGGTCGCCTCGTAGACGAGGTCGACGTTACCGAGCCGCTGCGCGAGCGCGGCGATCGGCTCGTCCGCGGCCGATACGTAGTGCGCGCCCACCTGCGCCAGCAGCTCCGAGGCCGGGTTCGGCGCCGCGGCGCGCGAGAAGACGTGGACGTCGAAGTCGGCCGCGCGCAGCGCCAGCGCGCCGAGGAGGCCGACGGGCCCGGAGCCGAGCACGATCGCCGTATGACAGTGCCCCGGCGCCTGGCCCGGGACGACCGGGCATGCCCACGGCAGCCGCTCCTGCACCTGCCAGAGCTGGATCAGCGCCTTCTCGGCGATCGTCAGCGGCTCGACGAGGACCGCGGTGTCGCGCAGCGCCCGCGGCACCGGGTTCATGTAGCGCGCCTCGTCGACCACCAGCTCGGTCATGAAGCCGTGGCGGCCCTTGATGCCGCGCTCGGTGAAGTCGCCCGTGTAGCAGAAGTCCTGGCGGCCGGCGGTGCACGCGAGGCAGGTCGGGTGCGGGCACGGGCGGCGCACCATCGGCACGACGAGGTCGCCGGGCGCGAGCCCCTGCACGTCCGGCCCGACCTCGACGACCTCGCCCAGCGACTCGTGGCCGATGACCAGCCACTCGCTGCCCGCCGGCGGCGTGCCGTACTGGAAGTGCGCGATCTCGCGGTCGGTGCCGCAGACGCCGACTTCGAGGATGCGCAGCTTCACCTGCGTCGGCGACTCGAGCCGCGGCTCGGGATGATCGATCAGCGCGACCTCGCGCGTGGCGGGATGGACGGCGACGGCCTGCATCGACGGCTCCTCGGGTGGGGATGTGGTCAGCGATTGCGCGCCAGCCACCACGCGAACAGCGACTTCACCGTCGGCGTGAGGCGGGTGCGGTTGTAGGCGTCGCCGGCCTTCTTCACGACCTCGGCCTGCGTCGGATACGGGTGGATGACGTTGGCGACGGTGCCGAGCCCGACGCCGGCGACGATGGCGAGCGTCAGCTCGGAGACGACGTCGCCCGCGTTCGCCGCGATCAGCGTCGCGCCGACGATCGCGTCGCTGCCCTTGCGCACGACGACGCGCAGGAACCCTTCGTCGTCGTCCTCGACGATGGCGCGGTCGACGTCGTGGAGCGGCAGCGTGAGGGTCGTCGTGGCGATGCCGCGTGCCTGCGCCTCGGCGGCGGAGAGCCCGGTGTGCGCGAGCTCGGGCGACGTGTACGTGCACCAGGGCACGGTGAGCGCGCTCGCCTTCCGCCGCCCGAGGAAGAGCGCGTTGGTGAGCACGATGCGCGCGAGGGCGTCGGCGGTGTGCGTGAACCGGAAGCGGGACGCGACGTCGCCGGCGGCGAAGACGCGGCGGTTCGTGGTGCGGAGGTGGTCGTCGACCGTCACGCCGTGTGGACCGTAGGCGACGCCGGCCGCCTCGAGGCCGAGGCCCCCGAGGTTGGGCGTCCGACCGGCGGCGACGAGCAGGCGGTCGCCGGTGGCGGTGTCGGCGACGTCGCCGGCGCGCCAGTCGACGCGCGTGGCCCCGTCGATGCGGAGGACGCGTGTCACGGTGGCCCCGGTGACGAGGCGCACGCCGTCGGCGGCCATGCGGCGGGCGACGACCGCGGCGGCGTCGGCGTCCTCGCGCGGGAGGATATGGGCGGCGTCGGTGACGAGGGTCACCGTCGCGCCGAGCTGGGCGAAGGCTTGCGCCATCTCGCAGCCGACCGGGCCGCCGCCGAGCACGACCAGGCGGCGTGGCAGCTCGGTCAGCTCGAACAAGGTCTCGTTGGTGAGGAAGTCGGCCTCGGCGAGGCCGGGGATGGGCGGCACCGCGGCGCGGGCCCCGGTCGCGACGACGGCGCACGAGAACGCGAGCGTCCGGCCGTCGACCTCGATCGTCCGCGGGCCGGTGAAGCGGGCGTCGCCGAGGTGCACCTCGACGCCGAGCTGCTCGAAGCGCTGGACGGAGTCGTTGCGCGCGATGCGGGCACGCAGCGCGCGCAGGCGGGCCATGACGGCGGGGAAGTCGACGTCGACGGCGCCGACCCGCACGCCGAGCCGGTCGGCCCTGCGGGCGGCGGCCGCGGCGCGGGCCGAGGCGATGAGCGCCTTCGACGGCACGCAGCCGGTGTTGAGGCAGTCGCCGCCCATGAGGGCGCGCTCGACCAGCGCCACCTTGGCGCCGAGCCCGGCGCCGCCCGCGGCGGCGACCAGCCCCGCCGTGCCGCCGCCCACGACGACGAGGTTGTAGCGGCCGCTCGGCGTCGGGTTCCGCCGTCCGGGCGGGTGCACGCATGCGACGAGCGCGCGGTTGTGCGTGTCGTCGGGCAGGACGAGAGGCCGGGCGGGGTCGTGGGGCGTGCGATGGATGGGGACGGCGGCGCCGCCGGGAGACGCCGCCGTCGCCTCGTCGAGCGCGCGCCGGGCGAGGCGGGTGACGACGACCGTCACCGCCACGGTGGCCGCGGCACCGAGCCAGGTGAGCGCCTGCGTCGCCGCATTGCCCGCCGGCGCGCCCGCCGCGATCTGCGTGACGCTCGTCAACAGCGAGCCGAGGTACACGTACATCGCGGTCCCCGGGATCATGCCGAGCAGCGAGCCGAGCGCGTAGTCGCGGAAGGACACGGTCGTCAGCCCGTAGGCGTAGTTCAAGAGGCTGAAGGGGAACGCCGGCGACAGGCGCGTCAGCAGCACGACCTTGAAGCCCTCGCGCCCGACGGCGCGGTCGATGGCCGCGAAGCGGGCGTCGCCGGCGACCCGCGCCGCGATGCGCTCGCGCAGCAGCGTGCGCCCGAGGAGGAACGCCACCGCCGCACCGAGATTGGCCGCCACCCACACGAGCGGCACGCCGGCGGCGACGCCGTAGGCGAAGCCGCCGCCGAGCGTGAGGATCAGCCCGGGCACGAAGAGCACGCAGGCGGCGACGTAGGCGAGGACGTAGACCGCCATGCCGGCGGCGCCTGCGTCGCGCATCCAGCCGACGAACGCGAGCAGCCAGGCGTTCACGGGCAGCAGGCGCACCGCCGCCACCACCGCGACCACGACGAGGACCGCGACCACGAGCCGGCCGCGCCCGGCGGGCGGCGCCGCGCGGGGCTCCGGCGCGATCCATAACCAGGCATCCGGCGCTGCCAGGAAACTCAGTGCGACGGGCCGCGGGCTCTGCCGCGGGCTCGCGGCCGCGGCACGGCCCCGCGTCGCGCCCGGGCGGCGGCGCGAGACGCTCCGGAGCGCGTGCCCGTGGCCGCTCAATCGAACGGGTTGCCGAGGTTGAACTGGGCGCCGAGGGCGCCGTAGTCGACGCCGGGCCGGCGCTCGTACTCGGGCGGGAAGCACTCGCGCTTGCGCGCGTAGTAGGCGGCGCGGTGGTCGCCCGCCGCCGCCGGGTTGAAGGTCAGGTAGTACGAGCGCCGCGGCCCCGCCGAGCGGTTCGGACCGGAGCGGTGCGGCACCCAGGCGTCGAAGACGATGACGTCGCCCGGCGTCGCGAGCAGCGGCTCGAGCTCGTAGCGCTCGAGGACGCCGTCGGCGAGCGTGCCGTCGGGCTTCTGCGGCAGTAGGACGCGGGACGCGCCGTCGCGCGCCATCTCGAGGCAGCCGTTGTCGAGCGTGAAGGCGTCGACCGGGACCATCACCGTGAGGTGGTGCTCGACGCCGAAGTCCTTGTACGCGGGAGCGTCCTGGTGCGGCGCGAAGCCGGCGCCGCCCGGCAGCTTGAAGTTGATCTTGTCCTTGAAGAGAACGACGGGCTCGCCGAGGCAGTCGCTGAGCAGCTCGCGGATGCGCGTGCCCGCGACCATCTCGGCGAGCTCGGGATGGTAGGGAACGAAGTTCTCGATGCGCGCCAGCATCTTGCCGTCGGTCTGGCCGGCACGGCGCTCGTAGTAGCGCATCCACCGTCCCGGCTCCTCCGGCCAGGCCGTGATCTCCTCGGTGTGGCGTTGGAGCGCGCGCGTCTCGTCCGGCGCGAGGAAGTCGCGGACGTGGAGCCATCCGTGACGGGTCCAGTGGGCGCGCTGTGCCGCGTCGAGCATCGTCCGGAGCTAGCAGAGGTCCCGCTACCTGGCGAGGGGGGTCGCGCCGGCGGCCGCAAGGCTACTCGGGCTCGTCGAGCGGCTGCATCGCGTCGGCGATGGTCACGGCGCCGAGCCCGAACGGCCCGGGGTAGTGCGTCAGCGGCTGCGTTGCCGCCTGGCCGTAGAACGCTCCCATCACGATGCCGCGCACACCGGCGAAGAGCGCCTGCTTGAGGTCCATCGACGACGTCATGCAGTCGCGCAGCAGGGCGTCCTGCGCGTCGTCGTCGAGCGCGGTGAACGGACGCAGCTTCGGCAGGAGCGGCCAGACGCCGAACTCGAGCACCGTGAGCGCCTGTGCGACGAGGCCGCCGACGAGCGGCGAGCGTGCGAGCAGCGCGTCGGCCGCCGCCGCCGGGTCGACGGCGCGATCGCGGATCAGCGCGGCGCCGCGCGGGCCGACGAGCCGCGCCGCCGCGGCGGTGAGGGTCGCGTACTGGCGCGACGAGAGCACCTGGAGCGTCGTGCCTGCGGCCGGCGCCTGCCCGCCGCCGCAGCCGGTCGGCACCAGCCCCGCCGCGGCCGCCAGACCCGCCAGACGCAGGAACGTGCGGCGGTCGAGCGCCGCCGCGGCGTGCGCCACCGCGGGCGTCACGCGATCCCCTGCGCCACGCGCAGCGCGTTGGCCATGATCGTGATCTGGGGGTTGACCCCGGTGTTGGTCGGCAGGCCGGAGGCGTCGACCACCCACAGGCCGCGCACGCCGCGCACGGCGCCGGCCTCGTCGCACACGTCGCCCATCGCGGCGCCGCCGAAGAGGTGCACGGCGTAGAGCAGGGCGAAGTCGCCCGGGCGGCGGGCGGCGGCGTCGATCGTGACCAGGTCGGACTCGCTGCGGACGGGCGGCAGGCCGTTCACCGGCAGCCACACCTCGTCGGCACCCGCGGCCAGGTAGGCGCGCGCCGACTCGCGCATGCCGACGCGCAGCCGCTCCATGTCCTCGGGCAGCAGCGCGTAGGCGACGCGGCCCTCGGCGTCGATGCGGCCGCGGCTGCGATCGTGGGCGACGACGAGCGCGCGGGCGAGGTGGGGCAGCTGCGCGAGCGCGTCGGCGTGGGCGGGGCCGAAGCCGGGTAGGGCGGTGGCGGTCGCGAGCGGCGACGCCGCCACGCTCTCGATCATGACGCCCGGCCCCCGGTTGCCGTTGACGTCGCTGAACTCGTGCACGACGAACGCCATCGTCGGTCCGTAGTAGGCGTGCACGGGCATGGGGAAGCGCGCCGACACGTGCGTGCTCGAATGCACCGTCACCCCGTCGCCCGCCGCGATCCCGCTGCGCTGCAGGAGCGGCGGCGTCCCGAGCACGCCGGCGCCGAGGCACACGCGCGGGGTTTCGACGACGAGCGGCCGGCCGTCGGCGCCGCGGGCCTCCACCGCGCTGACGGCGCCCGCGCCGAGGCGCAGGCGCTCGACCCGCGTCGACGCCAGCACCCGCGCCTTCGCCTGCTCCGCGCGCGGTACGTAGGTGACGAGCGTCGACTGCTTCGCGTTGCTCGGGCAGCCGAAGTTGCACAGGCCGAGGTTCACGCAGTCGCGCACGCTGCGCGGCGCGGCGCCGGCGGCCCAGCCGAGCCGCTTGGCGCCGCGCTCGAGCAGGCGGGCGTTGCGGTTCATGTGGTCGGAGCCGGTGGGCTCGGCGTGCACGTCGGCCCAGGCGGCGTCGACGAACGGCGCCATCGCGGCCTCGGTGAAGCCGGCGAGCCCGTGCCGGTCGCGCCACGCGGCGAGGATCTCCGGCGGCGGGCGGAAGCAGAGCGCGTCGTTGATGACCGTCGAGCCGCCGACGCAGGCGCCGGCGTAGAGCGTCATGCCGGCGTCGGTCGCGCCCAGCGCCCACAGGCGGGCGGTCATCTCGGCTTCGTCGCCCGTGAAGTCGCCGGCCTCGACGCGCGGCCCGGCCTCGAGGACGACGACGTCGAGGCCCTTCTCGGCGAGGACGGCCGCCGCCGGACCACCGCCGGCGCCGGTGCCCACGACGACCACATCGGCGCGCAGGCTCAGGCCGGCCTCCCGGGGGCGCGCGCCGGTGCGCGACGCGGGATCGACGAGGCCATGCGGCTGCGTAGCACCCGGTCCGCCGCTGTGCCACGCCCGCGCGTGCTCGGGATGGGCTCGGCACCGCGTGTGCCGCTCGCGGGGGCGATCGTGATAGCGCTCCCGCATGGGAGGCCACCGCCGGCTGCTCACGCGCCGCACGTTTCTGCGTCGTGCCGTCGAGGGGACGGCGCTGCTCGCCGCCGCCCCGAGGCCCGGCGCCGCGGCTCGTGATCCACCTCGGCGCGAGCCTCGCGGCGATGGCGGACGACGGGAAGGGCGGCCGCGTGCTCGCACCGCTGCGTCTGGTT
It contains:
- a CDS encoding glucose 1-dehydrogenase, with translation MQAVAVHPATREVALIDHPEPRLESPTQVKLRILEVGVCGTDREIAHFQYGTPPAGSEWLVIGHESLGEVVEVGPDVQGLAPGDLVVPMVRRPCPHPTCLACTAGRQDFCYTGDFTERGIKGRHGFMTELVVDEARYMNPVPRALRDTAVLVEPLTIAEKALIQLWQVQERLPWACPVVPGQAPGHCHTAIVLGSGPVGLLGALALRAADFDVHVFSRAAAPNPASELLAQVGAHYVSAADEPIAALAQRLGNVDLVYEATGAAQIAFDTLAVMGANSVFIFTGVPGRRGPITIDADGLMRDLVLKNQMVFGTVNASREAFAAAIRDLGVFEHKWPGVVRRLVTAHWPVTAFRDLLLSDPAGIKNVVSLAA
- a CDS encoding phytanoyl-CoA dioxygenase family protein — its product is MLDAAQRAHWTRHGWLHVRDFLAPDETRALQRHTEEITAWPEEPGRWMRYYERRAGQTDGKMLARIENFVPYHPELAEMVAGTRIRELLSDCLGEPVVLFKDKINFKLPGGAGFAPHQDAPAYKDFGVEHHLTVMVPVDAFTLDNGCLEMARDGASRVLLPQKPDGTLADGVLERYELEPLLATPGDVIVFDAWVPHRSGPNRSAGPRRSYYLTFNPAAAGDHRAAYYARKRECFPPEYERRPGVDYGALGAQFNLGNPFD
- a CDS encoding glutathione S-transferase family protein, with amino-acid sequence MKLYHASQSRSVRPRWLLEELGVPYEVERLSLSAGDHKKPAYLKLNPNGQVPTLVDGDLALFESAAICQYLTDKYPEKGFAPPAGTPERGRYYQWIHYAMSGLEPPAVTIFLHTIMKPEAERLPQLVGPARETLVGAVGVVDAALAGREWLVGDRIGTADVMVGSTLVWCAMMGLLGDDTPHAKAYLERIAQRPAYQRAGAD
- a CDS encoding glycogen debranching enzyme family protein, translating into MTTCPLPDRSAEWLEADGLGGFASGTVDQIRTRRYHALLLAATAPPTGRMVLVNGHEAWVDTPHGSFALTSQRYAGDVVAGDGATRLTAFTTEPWPTWTWTLPDGTRVRQELVVPKGTAAAVLAWSLVAPADDVRLRVRLLHSGRDHHALHHENPAFRFDPTTEDGALVWRPYDGVPAVAVRASGIYEHAPDWYRRFLYTEERARGLDCTEDLATPGVFHFALSPGEATLVLTTATTPAQDSVAVRHAERVRRVSLGPRLHRAADAYLVARGNGKTIVAGYPWFTDWGRDTFIALRGLCLATGRFDDARAILCEWAHQVSDGMLPNCFPDHGDAPQWNTVDAALWFVVAVHEYLRRAPTIDARDARLLRGAVASILVGYATGTRHGIRADQDGLLAAGAPGLQLTWMDARVGGHVVTPRIGKPVEIQALWLNALRVGAGFDDRWAALAVRGRASFEARFWNEARGCLYDVVDVDHRPATADGRLRPNQIFAVGGLPFSLLEGERARRVVEVVEASLWTPLGLRTLAPGEPGYVGHYGGGPEARDAGYHQGTAWPWLLGAFVEAWVRVRGDTPEARAEARHRFLAPVLAHLDQAGLDHVSEIVDGDAPHTPRGCPFQAWSVGETLRLAELVLADDTARAGVAC
- a CDS encoding peptide chain release factor 3; amino-acid sequence: MTPEQAQVAREAARRRTFAIISHPDAGKTTLTEKLLLYGGVIREAGSVRGRGAAKHATSDWMAIEKERGISVSTSVLQFPFQGLCVNLLDTPGHDDFSEDTYRTLVAADCAVMLLDAAKGVEPQTIKLFKVCRMRRIPIVTFVNKMDRWGREPLELLDEIEEVLGIPATAATWPVGMGETFRGVFDRWSESLLLFDRGAGGARRVPQTVASLAADAASPLPESARRTLRAELDLLETAGYPFDQDLFLAGEVTPVFFGSAITNFGVEPFLERFVELCPPPGPRKSDGGPVPIEGPACSGFVFKIQANMNPKHRDRIAFVRVCAGRFERGMTIVHERTGKPLNVNRVMQLQSRERATVDEAFPGDIVGVWDGGQLAVGDSLYEAEPIRYEALPRFSPEHFVRVRLPDALRRKQLRKGLEQLSEEGAVQLLSDHALRDPDPILGAVGPLQFDVVRHRLRDEYGVEATFSPLPYRHARWIANPGVDLDDVARRSNVAVCLDADGKPLMLFKSDFEMSWVAKHCPELELVAAVRAGATAAAGA
- a CDS encoding FAD-containing oxidoreductase, translated to MVAVLVVVAVVAAVRLLPVNAWLLAFVGWMRDAGAAGMAVYVLAYVAACVLFVPGLILTLGGGFAYGVAAGVPLVWVAANLGAAVAFLLGRTLLRERIAARVAGDARFAAIDRAVGREGFKVVLLTRLSPAFPFSLLNYAYGLTTVSFRDYALGSLLGMIPGTAMYVYLGSLLTSVTQIAAGAPAGNAATQALTWLGAAATVAVTVVVTRLARRALDEATAASPGGAAVPIHRTPHDPARPLVLPDDTHNRALVACVHPPGRRNPTPSGRYNLVVVGGGTAGLVAAAGGAGLGAKVALVERALMGGDCLNTGCVPSKALIASARAAAAARRADRLGVRVGAVDVDFPAVMARLRALRARIARNDSVQRFEQLGVEVHLGDARFTGPRTIEVDGRTLAFSCAVVATGARAAVPPIPGLAEADFLTNETLFELTELPRRLVVLGGGPVGCEMAQAFAQLGATVTLVTDAAHILPREDADAAAVVARRMAADGVRLVTGATVTRVLRIDGATRVDWRAGDVADTATGDRLLVAAGRTPNLGGLGLEAAGVAYGPHGVTVDDHLRTTNRRVFAAGDVASRFRFTHTADALARIVLTNALFLGRRKASALTVPWCTYTSPELAHTGLSAAEAQARGIATTTLTLPLHDVDRAIVEDDDEGFLRVVVRKGSDAIVGATLIAANAGDVVSELTLAIVAGVGLGTVANVIHPYPTQAEVVKKAGDAYNRTRLTPTVKSLFAWWLARNR
- a CDS encoding DUF1311 domain-containing protein, with protein sequence MAEGQRRRERFGPLVVALALLVPVPAPAATPSFDCDRAQGPVETLLCHNGALADLDRRMSQVYADALRAFSEPQRSAQIAAQEQWLRTRDACASAPDLVRCVQTTYDLRITTLQVAAGLFRVPDPTAWDCGAAGPVTVRLYDLTQLPAAVVQVGSAPEEIAVSRPGVRGMRYQGRTLTFRILGDEAVLGRHGETDVTCTPAAAAPAGDR